Part of the Acidobacteriota bacterium genome, CGGACACGGGTAATCTCCACTGCACACCTGAGCCACCGCCTGGGCGGCTGACGCACACGGCAATAACTCTCATTCCATCAACCACTTAGCCAAACAGGGTGCCACCCCGTTGGCATGGCCCTTCCCTTGCAACATGGTCTACAAGATATGAAGGGATGCACTTACGCCATGACTGATCCTGTCGGAGCCCCCGCGGGCAATCGCCTCCAGGTTGATGCCGAGTTGTTCCGCACGCTCGTTGAGACCATGACGGACGCCATCGCGGTGCTGAGCCCTGATGGCATCGTCCAGTACAGCAGCCCGGCGAGCGAGCGGCTCAGTGGTTTTCCACAGTCCGAACGCATCGGACGTCACGTGCTGGTGCACGTGCACCCAGACGATGTACCGCGGCTGGCGGAACTGATCGCGCGAGCGCGCCGTGAACGTCTCCCATTCGAACGGGTCGAATACCGGCTCCGGCATACGGACGGGTCGTGGCGATACATCGAAAGTCAGGGCCGCAGCATGCGGCCGGCCGACCCGGATGCCTTCTGGGTGGTGGTCTCGCACGATGTCACGCACCGGCATGTGGCCATGCAGGCATTGCGCGAATCCGAGCAGCGTTTCGAATCGCTGGTGCAGCACGCCGCATTCGGCATCTACCACACCACGAAGGACGGGCGGTTCCTCGACGCCAATCCCGCACTGGTCCGCATCCTCGGGTACGAGTCGCTCGACGAAGTGCTGACGCTGAACATCACCACCGATGTCTGGTTGGACTCGTCTCAGCGTGAAGGGTTATTGCCAGATCCGTCCGGCGCCACGAAGGAGGTGGAGGTGCAGTGGAAGCGGAAGGATGGCTCGCCGATCACCGTCCGGCTGCGCGGCCGCGCCATCGGCGGGGATCCGGTGGTGTACGAGACGTTTGCCGAAGACGTCACCCAGCATCGCATTCTCGAGGAACAGTTCCGGCAATCGCAGAAGATGGAGGCCATCGGTCGACTGGCCGGCGGCATCGCGCACGACTTCAATAACCTGCTCAGCTCCATCCTCGGATATGCCGAGCTGTTGACCGAGCAGATCCCGGTCGGCGACCCGCGGCTCGACGATGTGAAGGAAATCCGGAAGGCGGGCGAACGCGCCGCGGCGTTGACGCGCCAGTTGCTGGCCTACAGCCGGAAGCAGGTGCTGCAACCGCGCCAGATCGATCTGAATCACGTGTTGACCGGTCTCGACGGCTTGCTGCGCAGCACAGCAGGACGCGACGTCGACGTGCAGATCCACCTGGAGGACGGGCTCCCGAAAATCACGGCCGACCCATCGCAGATCGAACAGGTCATCACCGACCTGGTCGTCAACGCCCGCGACGCGATGCCGGACGGCGGGAAGCTTGAGATTGAAACGGCCACGGGCGTACTGGACGCCTCTTCGGCCAGCCGCCGGCCCGTCGTCGTGCCGGGACAGTATGTGATGCTCGTTGTGAGCGACACGGGCAAGGGCATGGATGCCGACACGAAGGCCAAGCTGTTTGAGCCCTTCTTCACGGCGAAGGATCGGGGACGAGGCAGGGGGCTCGGACTCGCGACGGTGTACGGAATCATCAAGCAGAGCGGGGGGTACATCTGGGCCTACAGCCAGCCTGGCATGGGCACCACGTTCAAGATCTTTCTGCCGGCCGCGACGTCGACGGGGATCGTGGTGCCGGCGAGCACGGCGCCAGTTCCACAGGACGGGAGCGAGACTATTCTGCTCGTGGAAGACGACGAACCGGTGCGCGAACTGGCTGGCCGGGTGCTCCGCAGATTCGGCTACCAGGTGCTGATGGCCGGCAACGCCGCGGAAGCGGAAAAGGTCTTCGAACGCCACGCGGATCAGATTCAACTGCTTCTGACCGATATCATCATGCCGCAGACGAGCGGGCTGGAGCTGGCGGGCCGTCTCAAGGCCCTCAAGCCCGGCCTCCACGTCGTCTACATGTCGGGCTTCACCGAGGACGCGTTTGCCAATCGAGGTCCGTTCGATCCCAAGGTGACACTCATCAACAAACCATTCACGCCGGAGCTGCTGGCGACCAGGATTCGCCAGGCACTGGATCGGGGATGATCAGCGACAATTTGATCTGCACACCCGGCAAGAAACATCCGACGCCGAACAGGGCCTGATGCCGAGCGCGGCACAATCTCGCATCGTGGATGTTCTTGTCGGCAAGCGCGCGCGTTCTGTATAATAACAAGTCCCGGTCGTTGAGACCGGGGCCGCCGACACGACCTGCGGTCGGCGATGACACTTCAGAGTGGGCCGCTAGCTCAATTGGCAGAGCAGCAGACTCTTAATCTGCGGGTTGAAGGTTCGATTCCTTCGCGGCTCACCAGCCTTCGCTCGGCTTCGGATTCCATCACACTCCTCGCCGAGCTTCGGCTGGCTTCGCCAGCTCGTCCACTTCCACATCGACAGTGACGAACACAGGCGAAGGCTGCGCGCCGAAGCGACGGGAGGACTGGCTCAAGCCGGACCGTCGCGAAGGCGGACCTCACCCACCGCCGTTCCATCCACCGATCGCCTACGCGCTAGAGGGGGCGTCCCGGCCCGCGTCTGCTAGCGATTCCTGGCGGTCGCGGCCCGGTACGATGCGAGCCGCGCACGGAGATCATCGACCAGTTGCCGATCGCCGGTCTTCACGGCCACGTCCAACGCCCGTCGTGTCGACTCGATCGCATCCGCGATTCTACCCGTCCGCGCATAGATCAGGCCGAGGAGCTCGAGGACCCGCGGGTTCTGTCCATTCGAGAGAGCTACTGCCTCCTTGGCGTGCGGAAGGGCCTCTTGTGGTCGGCCTGCCATGAACAGGGCGAAGGACAGACTCGTTCGTGCCTGGGCGTCCCGCGGAAGGCTCTGGACGGACTTGAGCAGGAGTGGAATGGCCTCACTGATCCTGCCACTCTGGCTCAGCACGCTGCCGAGACCCGCTTGCGCCTCGGGGTAATCGGGACGCAGGGCCAAGGCCTTCTTGAACTCGCTGACGGCGTCACCCGCCTGGCCGCTCTGGGCCAGGGCCGACGCCAGGTTGAGGTGCGCATAGGGGTAGTCCGGGCTCAAGCTGATCGCGGTGCGGAACTGCGCCGTCGCATCCGCCACGCGTCCCGCTGCGACGAGCGCAATGCCGTAGCTGTTGTGGACCTCCGCGTCGCCCGGGCTCGACTCCACGGCCTGCCTCAGGAGCGACAGCGCCTCCTCGCTCCGACGGGCGTCCAGCGCCTCTGAAGCGAGATCGATGAGGCGGTAGTACTCGGCGACCGGCGCGTCAATCTTGAGCAGTCCGCCGGGCGGGATGTTCACGAACTCGGGGAGGTTCACCGCGCGGTTGGCCGCGGTGCTGTTCTCGACCACGATCGCCGGCGTGTCGTTGCCTTCGGCGTCGATGTGCGTGAGGAACATCTCGGTGTACGGCGAGCGGCTCTTGGAGGAAAAGACCATCCAGCGTCCGTTGGGGGAGAAGCTGTGCCAGGAGTTCATCAGCCGAGTGTTTGCGCGCATCTGGCGCGCTTGGCCGCCCTCGGCTGGAACGATGTAGAGCCTTCCGTCAGGACGCATCAGCAGTCCATTGTGCGCCTGCACGAAGACGATCCAGCGTCCGTCGGGCGAGATCTTCGGGAAGCTGTTGCTCATGCCGTTGGCCGAGGCGCCCGCGATCGGCGTGGGCTTGCCCCCCTGGCCGTCGTTGAACGGGATGCGGTAGAGGTCGTACTGGATCTGCGTCTCGTTGGGATCGTTGGCGTAGGTGGCCAGCTGGTCCCCCGGCGGATACGACGCGCGCGCCTTGGCGCGAGCGAATACCAGGAACTTCCCGTCGGGGCTCCAGGTGGCACCGGTATGGACGTAGCTCGGGTCGTCGGCGCCGGGCAGCGGCTTCAGCATGCCGGTGGCCTTGCTGTACCAAGCCAGGATCCCGCGCGTCGGGTAGAACACCTGCAGGAAACGGTAGTCCGTGAAGTTGGCCACGTAGTAGTTCTGGCGCAGGTCGTCGGGACTCAGCCGGCGCTGGTAGTCGGTTTGGCCGCGGCCGGGATCGCTCATCATCGTCACCACGTAGCGGCCGTCCGGCGAGACCTGCGACATGAAGGCCACGCGCAGCTTGCCGCCCAGCTTGCCGCGGAAGGTGCTCCATTCGATGACGTTCTCCTTGCGGATCGCGGCTTCGGGCTGGATCGGGAACAACGCGTAGAGTCCCTTGTTGTTTCGCGGTCCGTCGACGTCCAGCCCCATCATCTTGCCGTCGCGGGAGACCGAGTGGCAGTTCGTGCAGGTGTGGAGGCCCTTCATCAGAACACGACTGCCTGGCTCGGCCAGGTTACGCAGGCGCCAGGCAATGAGGGGTATAGCACTCTTCTCGAGCGGCTGGATCACGCCACGCTCGCCTGCCGAGGGCCGCAGCGGGACGTCTCGATAGAGGACGGGCGCGCCGACCGGGTCCGTCGAGACCTGAATCGTGGCCTGTCCGCGCGACACGGCCCGCCGCAGCCACGTGCCGCTGTAGCCGGTGATCGTGAGGACGGCAGGGCTGCCGGTC contains:
- a CDS encoding PAS domain S-box protein, translating into MTDPVGAPAGNRLQVDAELFRTLVETMTDAIAVLSPDGIVQYSSPASERLSGFPQSERIGRHVLVHVHPDDVPRLAELIARARRERLPFERVEYRLRHTDGSWRYIESQGRSMRPADPDAFWVVVSHDVTHRHVAMQALRESEQRFESLVQHAAFGIYHTTKDGRFLDANPALVRILGYESLDEVLTLNITTDVWLDSSQREGLLPDPSGATKEVEVQWKRKDGSPITVRLRGRAIGGDPVVYETFAEDVTQHRILEEQFRQSQKMEAIGRLAGGIAHDFNNLLSSILGYAELLTEQIPVGDPRLDDVKEIRKAGERAAALTRQLLAYSRKQVLQPRQIDLNHVLTGLDGLLRSTAGRDVDVQIHLEDGLPKITADPSQIEQVITDLVVNARDAMPDGGKLEIETATGVLDASSASRRPVVVPGQYVMLVVSDTGKGMDADTKAKLFEPFFTAKDRGRGRGLGLATVYGIIKQSGGYIWAYSQPGMGTTFKIFLPAATSTGIVVPASTAPVPQDGSETILLVEDDEPVRELAGRVLRRFGYQVLMAGNAAEAEKVFERHADQIQLLLTDIIMPQTSGLELAGRLKALKPGLHVVYMSGFTEDAFANRGPFDPKVTLINKPFTPELLATRIRQALDRG
- a CDS encoding tetratricopeptide repeat protein, giving the protein MSTLLSRTRVIYAVIAVIVIAVGGAAAVTRLWSGQPHSQITLVYPQEGALFPPDFVPPTLEWRDASQNAQIWTIDVGARGGNAPSVHATSRGEPPQIGEIDQDAIGPTNKLPELAPERAAAHTWKPDAATWESIKRIATGSPAVLTITGYSGTWLRRAVSRGQATIQVSTDPVGAPVLYRDVPLRPSAGERGVIQPLEKSAIPLIAWRLRNLAEPGSRVLMKGLHTCTNCHSVSRDGKMMGLDVDGPRNNKGLYALFPIQPEAAIRKENVIEWSTFRGKLGGKLRVAFMSQVSPDGRYVVTMMSDPGRGQTDYQRRLSPDDLRQNYYVANFTDYRFLQVFYPTRGILAWYSKATGMLKPLPGADDPSYVHTGATWSPDGKFLVFARAKARASYPPGDQLATYANDPNETQIQYDLYRIPFNDGQGGKPTPIAGASANGMSNSFPKISPDGRWIVFVQAHNGLLMRPDGRLYIVPAEGGQARQMRANTRLMNSWHSFSPNGRWMVFSSKSRSPYTEMFLTHIDAEGNDTPAIVVENSTAANRAVNLPEFVNIPPGGLLKIDAPVAEYYRLIDLASEALDARRSEEALSLLRQAVESSPGDAEVHNSYGIALVAAGRVADATAQFRTAISLSPDYPYAHLNLASALAQSGQAGDAVSEFKKALALRPDYPEAQAGLGSVLSQSGRISEAIPLLLKSVQSLPRDAQARTSLSFALFMAGRPQEALPHAKEAVALSNGQNPRVLELLGLIYARTGRIADAIESTRRALDVAVKTGDRQLVDDLRARLASYRAATARNR